One genomic window of Pelmatolapia mariae isolate MD_Pm_ZW linkage group LG5, Pm_UMD_F_2, whole genome shotgun sequence includes the following:
- the prph gene encoding peripherin, with protein MSCCFTSFLTPTSLHLSSAAESRTSPTMSHSSVHTSYRRTFGSPHSISLSSYTPVSSRMPVSSGRYMRSMSPVVTSRSTTFHQQRSRPSPQPPRLSYDKVDFTLAEAINQEFLTTRSNEKAELQELNDRFASFIEKVRYLEQQNGALQQELNQFKGQQQHGQPNRASELFQEELRELRRQMDAIGKERDQYQLERDNLAEDLALLKQRLDEEAQKRADAENNLAAFRKDVDDATLSRLELERKIESLMDEIEFLKKIHDEEIQDVQVSVQTQQLKMEVDSSSRPDLTGALREIRAQYETIALKNMQESEEWYKSKFADLTESAKRNNDALRQAKQEANESRRQIQSLNCEIDALKNTNEALLRQMREMEDQFGNEAANYQDNIGRLEDEIRHLKEEMARHLREYQDLLNVKMALDIEIATYRKLLEGEESRISVPILNIGMSNHLGDYDKAPDSMGKRTVVIKTVETRDGEVLKESRREKDRDSGAIDKDDRDE; from the exons ATGTCCTGTTGCTTCACAAGCTTCTTGACGCCTACATCACTCCATCTATCCTCAGCGGCAGAGAGCAGAACCAGCCCAACCATGAGCCACTCTTCAGTGCATACCTCCTACAGGCGCACCTTTGGAAGCCCACACTCCATTTCATTGTCCTCTTACACCCCCGTGTCCTCTCGAATGCCTGTTTCTTCGGGACGCTACATGCGTTCGATGTCACCTGTGGTGACATCCCGATCCACCACCTTCCACCAACAGCGTTCCCGCCCTAGCCCCCAGCCCCCTCGCCTCTCCTATGACAAGGTGGACTTcactctggctgaagccatcaaCCAGGAGTTCCTCACCACCCGCAGCAATGAGAAGGCCGAGCTGCAGGAGCTCAACGACCGCTTTGCCAGCTTCATTGAGAAGGTGCGATACCTGGAACAGCAGAATGGTGCATTGCAGCAGGAGCTCAACCAGTTCAAGGGCCAGCAGCAGCATGGGCAGCCCAACCGTGCATCTGAGCTCTTCCAGGAGGAGCTGAGGGAGCTGCGGCGCCAGATGGATGCTATCGGCAAAGAGAGGGACCAATACCAGCTGGAGAGGGATAACCTGGCAGAAGACTTGGCCCTACTCAAGCAAAG GTTGGATGAAGAAGCCCAGAAGAGGGCAGATGCTGAGAATAACCTAGCTGCCTTCCGCAAG GATGTGGATGATGCCACACTGTCTCGTCTGGAGTTGGAGAGGAAGATTGAGTCTCTGATGGATGAGATTGAATTCCTAAAGAAAATCCACGATGAG GAAATCCAGGATGTACAAGTGAGCGTCCAGACCCAGCAGCTGAAGATGGAGGTGGACAGCAGCTCCAGGCCTGATCTAACCGGTGCTCTGAGGGAAATCAGAGCCCAATATGAAACCATTGCCTTAAAGAATATGCAAGAATCTGAGGAATGGTACAAGTCCAAG TTTGCTGATCTGACTGAGTCTGCAAAGCGCAACAATGATGCTCTGAGGCAGGCCAAGCAGGAGGCCAACGAGTCCAGGAGGCAGATTCAGTCTCTTAACTGTGAAATTGATGCACTGAAGAACACG aaTGAAGCTCTGCTGAGGCAGATGCGTGAAATGGAGGACCAATTTGGCAATGAGGCAGCCAACTACCAAGATAATATAGGCAGGCTGGAGGATGAGATCCGCCACCTGAAGGAGGAAATGGCTCGCCACCTTCGCGAGTACCAGGATCTCCTCAATGTTAAGATGGCTCTGGACATTGAGATTGCCACTTACCGCAAACTGCTGGAGGGGGAGGAGAGCAG gaTTTCTGTTCCCATCCTCAATATTGGCATGAGCAATCACCTTGGAG ACTATGATAAAGCTCCGGATAGCATGGGCAAGAGGACTGTCGTGATAAAGACAGTGGAGACTAGAGATGGCGAG GTGCTGAAGGAATCCAGGAGGGAGAAAGATAGAGATTCTGGTGCAATTGACAAGGATGACAGGGATGAGTAG
- the pmela gene encoding premelanosome protein a has translation MKTLVLLVLAFATTISATRQRNRFTRYRSWNSRVYPVWNDGDPRFRNCWLGGNVTFDLKNDAPTLTGAKAGFTINLNFPPNQTVLPGGEVVWANNCTVDGKQYQEGQAVYPDQDTDWTGVFPDGTPFNRSQNRKPHYVFVWKTWGRYWQVADGPSSSLTIGTDNIPLGSYNMEVVIYHCRGRNRFIPLGYASTVFTITDQVPFTISLAQINDVNQNDQNFIQNQAIGFTVNIHDPSQYLNNAEISFTWDFGDNSGTLISREHTVTHTYIAAGTFKPQVVLMASIPNNCGNPTAAAPVDASAAPAVVVMASSQAPVPAVPVEGGDTIAVDVVASDSTPVAASVQPADANTDDGEAAADADTEVVVVASVAPAAIDTAVVVAITAAPAAEVEQEAADAEVVPAATVAPGAEEPADADTAAADNTAEVAVATEDVAVIDAAAAASVAPVAEGEEVEVAETITVAPITDGATEEEAADGVEAVEATAAAEVALAETQAPADNVVAPAATEPTAVEEDVVNVEVEAVETENEVAATAAAAVEDEATPAEGEVQIEMEADPAQVALVVAKRQAPELTADCMVYRYGSLATSVDVVQGIESVEIVQVANVLSLETALDQNAVDVTISCQGSLPSEVCTVISDADCITPVQTICNAASPSPDCQMILRQFFNDSGVFCLNVSLTNDVSLAMASARVSVSVASGGSPAGTAATVLGVMVLACVVCCIGLMYRRFKQYQPLREDRANNGGISAVTSVPLLLWNLLSRQSPGESRPLLQGRIV, from the exons aTGAAAACTTTGGTGCTGCTTGTTTTAGCATTTGCTACTACAATATCTGCAACCA GGCAGAGAAATCGCTTCACTCGCTATCGATCATGGAACTCACGCGTGTACCCAGTGTGGAATGATGGAGACCCAAGATTCAGAAACTGCTGGTTGG GTGGTAACGTAACCTTCGATCTTAAGAATGATGCCCCCACCCTGACTGGAGCAAAAGCAGGCTTCACTATTAATCTGAATTTCCCACCAAATCAGACGGTGCTCCCAGGAGGAGAGGTGGTCTGGGCAAATAACTGCACCGTCGATG GTAAACAGTATCAGGAGGGTCAGGCTGTGTATCCAGACCAGGACACTGATTGGACTGGAGTTTTCCCAGATGGCACACCTTTCAACAGGAGCCAGAACAGGAAGCCCCactatgtgtttgtgtggaaaacATGGG GGCGTTACTGGCAGGTGGCAGATGGACCGTCCTCTTCACTCACCATTGGTACAGACAACATTCCCCTGGGCTCCTACAACATGGAAGTCGTCATCTATCACTGCCGTGGCAGAAACAGGTTTATCCCCCTCGGATATGCCTCTACAGTCTTCACCATCACAG ACCAGGTTCCATTTACCATATCTCTGGCCCAAATCAATGATGTAAATCAGAACGACCAGAACTTCATCCAGAACCAGGCTATTGGCTTTACCGTCAACATCCACGATCCCAGCCAGTACCTAAACAACGCAGAGATCAGCTTCACTTGGGACTTCGGTGACAACAGTGGAACTCTGATCTCCAGGGAGCACACGGTCACGCACACATACATTGCAGCTGGGACCTTCAAGCCTCAGGTGGTCCTGATGGCCAGCATCCCCAATAACTGTGGAAACCCCACTGCAG ctgctcctgttGATGCCTCTGCTGCCCCAGCAGTAGTTGTTATGGCCTCCAGCCAGGCACCTGTCCCTGCTGTCCCAGTTGAAGGAGGAGATACAATAGCTGTGGATGTTGTTGCCTCAGACTCCACTCCAGTGGCTGCTTCTGTGCAGCCCGCAGATGCAAACACAGACGATGGAGAAGCAGCTGCTGATGCCGACACAGAGGTCGTGGTAGTTGCCTCGGTGGCCCCTGCAGCAATAGATACAGCCGTTGTTGTCGCCATCACTGCTGCTCCTGCCGCAGAGGTAGAGCAGGAGGCAGCTGATGCAGAGGTGGTCCCTGCTGCCACCGTTGCACCAGGAGCCGAAGAGCCAGCAGATGCTGATACGGCTGCTGCAGATAATACTGCAGAGGTTGCAGTTGCCACTGAAGATGTAGCTGTgattgatgctgctgctgctgcctcggTTGCCCCTGTTGCAGAAGGAGAAGAAGTCGAGGTGGCTGAAACCATCACTGTTGCTCCCATCACAGATGGAGCTACAGAGGAAGAAGCTGCAGATGGTGTTGAAGCTGTAGAGGCTACTGCTGCTGCAGAGGTTGCGCTAGCTGAAACACAAGCCCCTGCTGATAATGTTGTTGCGCCTGCTGCCACTGAACCCACAGCTGTAGAAGAAGATGTAGTTAATGTGGAAGTGGAAGCAGTGGAAACTGAGAACGAAGTTGCAGctactgcagctgctgcag TTGAAGACGAGGCTACACCAGCCGAAGGTGAAGTTCAGATTGAAATGGAAGCAGATCCAGCTCAGGTTGCCCTCGTTGTGGCTAAACGACAAGCACCAGAGCTGACAGCTGACTGTATGGTCTACCGCTACGGCTCCCTCGCTACATCTGTCGATGTTGTTC AGGGTATCGAAAGTGTTGAGATTGTACAAGTGGCCAACGTTTTGTCACTGGAGACGGCGTTGGATCAGAATGCTGTGGACGTCACTATTTCCTGTCAGGGAAG TCTGCCAAGTGAGGTCTGCACTGTTATCTCTGATGCTGACTGTATCACGCCGGTGCAAACCATCTGTAATGCAGCCTCACCCTCTCCAGACTGTCAGATGATCCTTCGTCAGTTCTTCAATGACTCTGGAGTATTCTGCCTTAATGTCTCTCTGACTAATGATGTCAGTCTTGCCATGGCAAGTGCAAGAGTCAGTGTGTCAGTAG CCTCCGGTGGTTCACCAGCTGGAACTGCTGCTACCGTGCTCGGTGTTATGGTTCTCGCCTGTGTCGTCTGCTGTATTGGTTTGATGTACAG GCGTTTCAAGCAGTACCAGCCGCTGAGAGAAGACCGTGCTAATAATGGAGGCATCTCTGCAGTAACATCAGTGCCTTTGCTCTTGTGGAACTTGCTGAGTAGACAGTCACCAGGAGAGAGCCGTCCACTGCTTCAGGGAAGGATTGTGTGA